A genome region from Panicum virgatum strain AP13 chromosome 4K, P.virgatum_v5, whole genome shotgun sequence includes the following:
- the LOC120704148 gene encoding uncharacterized protein LOC120704148, with translation MAAATANAVNTVTGYLKSIEPLNGTNYPSWYKDVQVAIAVCEYDLALRQNKPAEPADPNGDRTAIEKWERSDRMANMIIKNTITPAICGAIPDKDQDGNDLSAKAYLAKVEENFKSSSKTYASTLIMKMLTSQYDGQSGIREHIMSMCDMANKLKTLDMAISDGFLVHFIMTSLPAQYNPFKISYNTQKATWSMAELISYCVEEEERQKTERIKDAVNMVSERFGRVSMSNTPKHQAESGSSRQHNRKFKGHKSKAVSHKKTSNERLCKFCKSPKHEQKDCHGFKEWLKNKGIQFDPNYKRGGAKSKSG, from the exons tgaacacTGTGACGGGCTACCTGAAGTCCATTGAGCCCCTAAATGGCACCAACTACCCCAGCTGGTATAAAGATGTTCAGGTGGCCATTGCTGTGTGCGAGTATGATCTCGCCTTACGTCAAAACAAGCCAGCAGAACCCGCTGATCCCAATGGTGATCGTACTGCCATTGAGAAGTGGGAGAGATCAGACAGGATGGCCAACATGATCATTAAGAACACGATCACTCCGGCCATCTGTGGTGCTATTCCTGATAAGGACCAGGATGGTAATGATCTGAGCGCCAAGGCATACCTTGCCAAGGTGGAGGAGAACTTTAAGAGTTCTTCCAAGACTTATGCTAGCACCCTGATCATGAAGATGCTGACTTCACAGTATGATGGGCAAAGTGGAATCAGGGAGCACATTATGagcatgtgtgacatggcaaatAAGCTGAAGACACTGGATATGGCTATCTCTGATGGTTTTCTGGTGCACTTCATCATGACTTCTCTGCCAGCACAGTACAATCCCTTCAAAATAAGCTACAACACTCAGAAGGCGACTTGGAGCATGGCTGAGCTCATTAGCTACtgtgttgaggaagaagaaaggcagaaaACTGAGAGGATAAAGGATGCTGTCAACATGGTCAGCGAGCGCTTTGGGCGTGTTAGCATGAGCAACACTCCTAAGCATCAGGCTGAGtctggcagcagcaggcagcataaCAGAAAGTTTAAGGGCCATAAGAGTAAGGCCGTGTCACATAAGAAGACCTCTAATGAGAGGCTGTGCAAGTTCTGCAAGTCACCTAAACATGAGCAGAAGGATTGCCATGGATTTAAGGAGTGGCTTAAGAACAAAG GTATTCAGTTCGATCCGAACTATAAGAGAGGGGGAGCGAAGTCTAAGAGTGGCTGA
- the LOC120704149 gene encoding endonuclease V-like isoform X3, with amino-acid sequence MDDGQGYQEGDDRDLVLQKQEWIKTQDMLKSKLILEDDFVWSLPSVGSSSGEDARGTLKYIGGTDISFLKEDPSTACAAVVVLDADTLEVVHEEFDVVRLQVPYIPGFLAFREAPILLGLLDKVKINARHFYPQLLMVDGNGLLHPRGFGLACHLGVLADLPTIGVGKNLHHVDGLNQSEVRRRLLLEEDCNNELILLTGESGTTWGAADIRSKVFLQKLRKPEQ; translated from the exons ATGGATGATGGTCAAGGATACCAAGAAGGAGATGACCGTGATTTGGTGCTGCAGAAACAGGAATGGATCAA AACACAGGACATGCTCAAGAGTAAGCTTATTCTTGAAGATGATTTTGTTTGGAGTTTACCTTCAGTTGGCTCAAGTTCGGGTGAAGATGCAAGGGGCACACTGAAGTATATTGGTGGGACTGACATTAGCTTCTTAAAGGAAGACCCATCCACAGCATGCGCCGCGGTGGTAGTCCTGGATGCTGATACTttagaagttgtccatgaagagtTTGACGTTGTTCGACTGCAAGTGCCATATATTCCTGGATTTCTTGCATTCAGAGAG GCACCAATTCTTCTTGGGCTCTTGGATAAGGTGAAGATCAATGCACGTCATTTCTACCCTCAG TTGCTCATGGTTGATGGAAATGGATTGCTCCATCCGCGAG GTTTTGGTTTAGCTTGTCATCTTGGCGTGCTTGCAGACCTTCCAACCATTGGAGTTGGAAAAAAT CTGCATCATGTGGATGGCCTTAACCAATCAGAAGTCAGAAGACGGCTTCTGTTGGAAGAAGACTGCAATAACGAACTAATTTTGTTGACTGGAGAGTCTGGGACAACATGGGGTGCG GCTGATATAAGGTCAAAGGTGTTTCTGCAGAAGCTCCGAAAACCAGAGCAGTAA
- the LOC120704149 gene encoding endonuclease V-like isoform X1 codes for MDDGQGYQEGDDRDLVLQKQEWIKTQDMLKSKLILEDDFVWSLPSVGSSSGEDARGTLKYIGGTDISFLKEDPSTACAAVVVLDADTLEVVHEEFDVVRLQVPYIPGFLAFREAPILLGLLDKVKINARHFYPQLLMVDGNGLLHPRGFGLACHLGVLADLPTIGVGKNLHHVDGLNQSEVRRRLLLEEDCNNELILLTGESGTTWGAATLSCPGSSKPIYISIGHRVSLDSATAIVKMCCKYRVPEPTRQADIRSKVFLQKLRKPEQ; via the exons ATGGATGATGGTCAAGGATACCAAGAAGGAGATGACCGTGATTTGGTGCTGCAGAAACAGGAATGGATCAA AACACAGGACATGCTCAAGAGTAAGCTTATTCTTGAAGATGATTTTGTTTGGAGTTTACCTTCAGTTGGCTCAAGTTCGGGTGAAGATGCAAGGGGCACACTGAAGTATATTGGTGGGACTGACATTAGCTTCTTAAAGGAAGACCCATCCACAGCATGCGCCGCGGTGGTAGTCCTGGATGCTGATACTttagaagttgtccatgaagagtTTGACGTTGTTCGACTGCAAGTGCCATATATTCCTGGATTTCTTGCATTCAGAGAG GCACCAATTCTTCTTGGGCTCTTGGATAAGGTGAAGATCAATGCACGTCATTTCTACCCTCAG TTGCTCATGGTTGATGGAAATGGATTGCTCCATCCGCGAG GTTTTGGTTTAGCTTGTCATCTTGGCGTGCTTGCAGACCTTCCAACCATTGGAGTTGGAAAAAAT CTGCATCATGTGGATGGCCTTAACCAATCAGAAGTCAGAAGACGGCTTCTGTTGGAAGAAGACTGCAATAACGAACTAATTTTGTTGACTGGAGAGTCTGGGACAACATGGGGTGCG GCGACGCTTTCCTGCCCTGGTTCGTCAAAACCAATCTACATCTCAATTGGGCATCGCGTTTCGCTTGATTCAGCAACTGCCATAGTGAAGATGTGTTGTAAATACCGTGTTCCTGAGCCAACGCGTCAG GCTGATATAAGGTCAAAGGTGTTTCTGCAGAAGCTCCGAAAACCAGAGCAGTAA
- the LOC120704149 gene encoding endonuclease V-like isoform X2 yields MDDGQGYQEGDDRDLVLQKQEWIKTQDMLKSKLILEDDFVWSLPSVGSSSGEDARGTLKYIGGTDISFLKEDPSTACAAVVVLDADTLEVVHEEFDVVRLQVPYIPGFLAFREAPILLGLLDKVKINARHFYPQLLMVDGNGLLHPRGFGLACHLGVLADLPTIGVGKNLHHVDGLNQSEVRRRLLLEEDCNNELILLTGESGTTWGAATLSCPGSSKPIYISIGHRVSLDSATAIVKMCCKYRVPEPTRQVERIGLYC; encoded by the exons ATGGATGATGGTCAAGGATACCAAGAAGGAGATGACCGTGATTTGGTGCTGCAGAAACAGGAATGGATCAA AACACAGGACATGCTCAAGAGTAAGCTTATTCTTGAAGATGATTTTGTTTGGAGTTTACCTTCAGTTGGCTCAAGTTCGGGTGAAGATGCAAGGGGCACACTGAAGTATATTGGTGGGACTGACATTAGCTTCTTAAAGGAAGACCCATCCACAGCATGCGCCGCGGTGGTAGTCCTGGATGCTGATACTttagaagttgtccatgaagagtTTGACGTTGTTCGACTGCAAGTGCCATATATTCCTGGATTTCTTGCATTCAGAGAG GCACCAATTCTTCTTGGGCTCTTGGATAAGGTGAAGATCAATGCACGTCATTTCTACCCTCAG TTGCTCATGGTTGATGGAAATGGATTGCTCCATCCGCGAG GTTTTGGTTTAGCTTGTCATCTTGGCGTGCTTGCAGACCTTCCAACCATTGGAGTTGGAAAAAAT CTGCATCATGTGGATGGCCTTAACCAATCAGAAGTCAGAAGACGGCTTCTGTTGGAAGAAGACTGCAATAACGAACTAATTTTGTTGACTGGAGAGTCTGGGACAACATGGGGTGCG GCGACGCTTTCCTGCCCTGGTTCGTCAAAACCAATCTACATCTCAATTGGGCATCGCGTTTCGCTTGATTCAGCAACTGCCATAGTGAAGATGTGTTGTAAATACCGTGTTCCTGAGCCAACGCGTCAGGTAGAAAGGATTGGGCTTTACTGCTGA
- the LOC120702254 gene encoding peptidyl-prolyl cis-trans isomerase FKBP13, chloroplastic-like, giving the protein MEAGGNGQSYVRRRRWELGEGARSGGGGRGGELTNPASPYPLEKGEHRQRASNHQAAMGAPSTSTSPLSRLLLSLPKPGAARHPRASPAAPCPDVSKSAGAGAGLVLIRRREAVAAVLSGAALSRSLPLLPASAEAADGGECPLEVALSGLAFCDRVVGTGAAAQQGQLIQAHYTGRLEDGTVFDSSYKRGRPLIFRVGVGEVIKGWDQGIVGGEGIPPMLAGGKRTLKLPPALAYGEKGAGCRGWEPTSCVIPPNSTLLFDVEYVGRAVS; this is encoded by the exons ATGGAGGCCGGCGGCAACGGGCAGAGCtatgtgcggcggcggcgctgggagctTGGGGAGGGAGCTaggagcggcggtggaggtcgtGGGGGAG AATTGACAAACCCCGCCTCGCCTTATCCACTGGAGAAGGGGGAGCACCGGCAACGTGCCAGCAACCATCAGGCAGCCATGGGTGCTCCGTCCACCTCCACGTCGCCGCTGTcccgcctcctcctcagccTCCCGAAGCCCGGCGCCGCGAGGCACCCCCGCGCCTCTCCCGCAGCGCCGTGCCCGGATGTCTCCaagagcgccggcgccggcgccggcctcgtcCTGATCCGCCGGCGCGAGGCCGTGGCCGCGGTGCTGTCCGGCGCCGCGCTCTCccgctccctccccctcctccccgcgtCGGCGGAGGCCGCGGACGGCGGGGAGTGCCCGCTCGAGGTGGCGCTGTCCGGGCTCGCCTTCTGCGACCGCGTCgtcggcaccggcgccgccgcccagcaggGCCAGCTCATCCAG GCGCACTACACGGGGAGGCTGGAGGACGGCACGGTGTTCGATAGCAGCTACAAGCGCGGGAGGCCGCTCATCTTCCGCGTCGGCGTCGGAGAG GTGATCAAAGGATGGGATCAGGGCATAGTGGGCGGCGAGGGGATCCCGCCGATGCTCGCAG GGGGCAAGCGGACGCTGAagctgccgccggcgctggcCTACGGCGAGAAGGGGGCGGGGTGCAGAGGCTGGGAGCCCACCTCCTGTGTCATCCCGCCCAACTCCACGCTCCTCTTCGACGTCGAGTACGTCGGCAGAGCCGTCAGCTGA